A stretch of the Esox lucius isolate fEsoLuc1 chromosome 2, fEsoLuc1.pri, whole genome shotgun sequence genome encodes the following:
- the znf507 gene encoding zinc finger protein 507 isoform X2 — protein sequence MENSSEVAILVPQLQQETVFVPDRVATASSALMEPVDDDQMQQKQAADSLIQVIEKLSKIVEKRPRRCTLAGKKRALLSRASVRLPASSLGKEGASPRKIARESDEEEIEEDNDESRPDSSAPVGSRRTITCYQCSLCRFLSPTLSLLKEHLRQHDEQHSDLILMCSECHFTSRRQEELEAHVRLHFEGSDPSASPSSGQAVVGGGEGRFGPGSTIGAEDTVAFETACAEEVPAKKKWYSYEEYGMYRCLICSYVCGQQRMLKTHAWKHAGLVDCSYPVFEDEAVATPYRREAAAPAAPLPAENCEDLVVPEKSPRHHKTSPFHMELCPTTAECETKPEVVPTVDGAYPSGDSKDPAVEVQVTAEVALTSTADSLLSSAQKIISCSPNGAGHVNVIVERLPGVEEQAAQPIPLLLSPEADEHKDEQREVAIGRGGAERQPPPAGPPSDENVPPVRRRTHSESLRLHSLAAEALVTMPMRTPEHASVKSAVGLGPRSPDTGQRLLEAADQASVAGEEMAGGGGMAASLEDLELQGYREDGLPEGPTKAGISLSLLTVIERLRERSDQNASDEDILRELQDNAQSQHAGGGGLDPGVPDLGLVEYSPGSERPYRCRLCRYSSGNKGYIKQHLRVHRQRQPYECPICEHIAQDSKDLEGHMMNHCKTRKYHCQQCAEAFSYKSQLRNHERDQHGLSDTPATLPPVTETTATTEESEKMTDDDPISSQKVYKCDVCDYTSSTYVGVRNHRRIHNSDKPYRCCSCDFATTNMNSLKSHMRRHPQEHQAVQLLEQYRCSLCGYVCSHPPSLKSHMWKHAGDQNYNYEQVNRAINEAISQSSRVPVVHPKAPATGEPSAERSPGVKEKDRPPADPGASAELFQWPSREPDVPGKEASPAQAARAGMEYCVLLFCCCICGFESTSKERLMEHMKEHEGDIISIILNKQQEQQAAATPAEGGMVQ from the exons ATGGAGAACAGCAGTGAAGTTGCCATCCTGGTCCCTCAGTTGCAACAGGAGACGGTCTTTGTACCCGACCGGGTGGCAACAGCCTCCAGTGCCCTGATGGAACCTGTGGACGACGACCAGATGCAGCAGAAACAGGCTGCGGACTCCCTCATCCAGGTGATCGAGAAGCTGAGCAAGATCGTGGAGAAACGCCCGCGGCGATGCACCCTGGCCGGGAAGAAGAGAGCCCTCCTGTCCCGTGCCTCGGTCAGACTCCCGGCGAGCAGCTTAGGCAAAGAAGGGGCCTCTCCTCGCAAGATAGCCCGGGAGTCGGACGAAGAAGAGATTGAGGAGGACAATGACGAGAGCCGACCAGACAGCAGTGCCCCCGTTGGCAGCAGGAGGACCATCACCTGTTACCAGTGCAGCCTGTGTCGGTTCCTGTCGCCCACGCTGAGCCTGCTGAAGGAGCACCTGCGGCAACACGACGAGCAGCACAGCGACCTGATCCTCATGTGCTCCGAGTGTCACTTCACCTCCAGGCGCCAGGAGGAGCTCGAGGCTCACGTCAGGCTCCACTTTGAAGGCAGCGACCCGAGCGCCAGCCCCTCCTCCGGCCAGGCGGTGGTTGGCGGTGGCGAGGGACGCTTCGGGCCGGGGAGCACGATAGGTGCGGAGGACACCGTGGCCTTTGAAACGGCGTGCGCCGAGGAGGTCCCTGCTAAGAAGAAGTGGTACAGCTACGAGGAGTACGGGATGTACCGCTGCCTGATCTGCAGCTATGTGTGCGGACAGCAGCGCATGCTGAAGACCCACGCTTGGAAGCACGCCGGCCTGGTCGACTGCTCTTACCCCGTCTTCGAGGACGAGGCGGTGGCAACACCTTACAGACGCGAAGCCGCGGCCCCTGCCGCGCCCCTCCCGGCGGAAAACTGCGAAGACCTGGTGGTCCCGGAGAAGTCCCCGCGCCACCACAAGACGTCACCATTTCACATGGAACTCTGCCCCACCACGGCGGAGTGCGAGACTAAGCCCGAGGTGGTGCCGACCGTGGACGGAGCGTATCCCTCGGGAGACTCGAAAGACCCTGCGGTTGAGGTGCAGGTGACCGCGGAGGTGGCGCTCACCAGCACCGCTGACAGCCTCCTGTCGTCGGCCCAGAAGATCATCAGCTGTAGCCCCAACGGCGCCGGCCACGTCAACGTCATAGTGGAGCGTCTGCCCGGCGTGGAGGAGCAGGCAGCCCAGCCCATCCCGTTGCTCCTCAGCCCGGAGGCGGACGAGCACAAGGACGAGCAGCGGGAGGTGGCCATTGGTCGGGGGGGCGCAGAGCGGCAGCCGCCCCCTGCTGGGCCCCCGTCGGACGAGAATGTTCCCCCGGTCCGCAGGAGGACCCACTCGGAGTCTCTCAGGCTGCACTCCCTGGCGGCCGAAGCACTAGTCACCATGCCCATGAGGACCCCGGAGCACGCCTCCGTCAAGAGTGCTGTCGGCCTGGGACCCAGGAGCCCCGACACAGGTCAGAGGCTACTGGAGGCGGCCGACCAAGCCTCTGTAGCTGGAGAGGAGATGGCAGGAGGGGGTGGCATGGCAGCGTCCCTGGAGGACCTAGAGCTCCAGGGGTATAGGGAGGACGGGCTGCCAGAGGGCCCCACCAAAGCCGGCATCAGCCTGTCCCTGCTGACTGTCATCGAGCGTCTTCGGGAGCGCTCGGACCAGAACGCCTCGGACGAGGATATACTGAGGGAGCTCCAGGACAACGCCCAGAGTCAGCACGCCGGCGGTGGGGGCTTGGACCCAGGTGTCCCTGATTTGGGTCTGGTGGAGTACAGCCCCGGCAGCGAGAGGCCCTACCGGTGTCGTCTGTGTCGCTACAGCAGCGGCAACAAGGGCTACATTAAGCAGCACCTACGAGTACACCGCCAGAGACAGCCCTACGAGTGTCCCATCTGTGAGCACATCGCCCAGGACAGCAAGGACCTGGAGGGTCACATGATGAACCACTGCAAGACCAGGAAGTACCACTGCCAGCAGTGTGCCGAGGCCTTTAGTTACAAA AGTCAGCTAAGGAACCATGAGAGAGACCAGCACGGTTTGAGCGACACCCCGGCAACACTTCCCCCCGTCACGGAAACCACAGCAACCACGGAGGAATCGGAGAAGATGACAGATGACG ACCCAATCAGCTCGCAGAAGGTATACAAATGTGACGTTTGTGACTACACCAGCTCCACTTACGTCGGTGTTCGAAACCACAGGAGAATCCACAACTCGGACAAGCCTTACAG GTGCTGCAGCTGTGATTTCGCTACGACCAACATGAACAGCCTAAAGAGCCACATGAGAAGGCATCCACAGGAGCACCAGGCTGTTCAGCTTCTGGAGCAATACAG GTGTTCGCTGTGCGGCTATGTGTGCAGTCACCCGCCCTCCCTGAAGTCCCACATGTGGAAGCACGCCGGTGACCAGAACTACAACTACGAGCAAGTGAACCGGGCCATCAACGAGGCCATCTCCCAAAGCAGCCG CGTCCCCGTCGTCCATCCGAAGGCCCCGGCGACGGGCGAGCCATCGGCAGAGCGCTCGCCGGGTGTGAAGGAGAAGGACAGGCCCCCTGCGGACCCAGGGGCGTCGGCGGAGCTCTTCCAGTGGCCCTCCAGGGAGCCAGACGTCCCCGGGAAGGAGGCGTCCCCGGCCCAGGCGGCACGCGCAGGCATGGAGTACTGCGTGCTGCTCTTTTGCTGCTGCATCTGTGGCTTCGAGTCCACCAGCAAGGAGAGACTGATGGAGCACATGAAGGAGCACGAGGGAGACATCATCAGCATCATCCTGAACAAGCAGCAGGAGCAGCAGGCAGCTGCCACGCCAGCAGAGGGCGGCATGGTGCAATGA
- the znf507 gene encoding zinc finger protein 507 isoform X1, producing MPDHLHLPVPDMENSSEVAILVPQLQQETVFVPDRVATASSALMEPVDDDQMQQKQAADSLIQVIEKLSKIVEKRPRRCTLAGKKRALLSRASVRLPASSLGKEGASPRKIARESDEEEIEEDNDESRPDSSAPVGSRRTITCYQCSLCRFLSPTLSLLKEHLRQHDEQHSDLILMCSECHFTSRRQEELEAHVRLHFEGSDPSASPSSGQAVVGGGEGRFGPGSTIGAEDTVAFETACAEEVPAKKKWYSYEEYGMYRCLICSYVCGQQRMLKTHAWKHAGLVDCSYPVFEDEAVATPYRREAAAPAAPLPAENCEDLVVPEKSPRHHKTSPFHMELCPTTAECETKPEVVPTVDGAYPSGDSKDPAVEVQVTAEVALTSTADSLLSSAQKIISCSPNGAGHVNVIVERLPGVEEQAAQPIPLLLSPEADEHKDEQREVAIGRGGAERQPPPAGPPSDENVPPVRRRTHSESLRLHSLAAEALVTMPMRTPEHASVKSAVGLGPRSPDTGQRLLEAADQASVAGEEMAGGGGMAASLEDLELQGYREDGLPEGPTKAGISLSLLTVIERLRERSDQNASDEDILRELQDNAQSQHAGGGGLDPGVPDLGLVEYSPGSERPYRCRLCRYSSGNKGYIKQHLRVHRQRQPYECPICEHIAQDSKDLEGHMMNHCKTRKYHCQQCAEAFSYKSQLRNHERDQHGLSDTPATLPPVTETTATTEESEKMTDDDPISSQKVYKCDVCDYTSSTYVGVRNHRRIHNSDKPYRCCSCDFATTNMNSLKSHMRRHPQEHQAVQLLEQYRCSLCGYVCSHPPSLKSHMWKHAGDQNYNYEQVNRAINEAISQSSRVPVVHPKAPATGEPSAERSPGVKEKDRPPADPGASAELFQWPSREPDVPGKEASPAQAARAGMEYCVLLFCCCICGFESTSKERLMEHMKEHEGDIISIILNKQQEQQAAATPAEGGMVQ from the exons ATGCCAGATCA CCTTCATTTGCCTGTTCCAGATATGGAGAACAGCAGTGAAGTTGCCATCCTGGTCCCTCAGTTGCAACAGGAGACGGTCTTTGTACCCGACCGGGTGGCAACAGCCTCCAGTGCCCTGATGGAACCTGTGGACGACGACCAGATGCAGCAGAAACAGGCTGCGGACTCCCTCATCCAGGTGATCGAGAAGCTGAGCAAGATCGTGGAGAAACGCCCGCGGCGATGCACCCTGGCCGGGAAGAAGAGAGCCCTCCTGTCCCGTGCCTCGGTCAGACTCCCGGCGAGCAGCTTAGGCAAAGAAGGGGCCTCTCCTCGCAAGATAGCCCGGGAGTCGGACGAAGAAGAGATTGAGGAGGACAATGACGAGAGCCGACCAGACAGCAGTGCCCCCGTTGGCAGCAGGAGGACCATCACCTGTTACCAGTGCAGCCTGTGTCGGTTCCTGTCGCCCACGCTGAGCCTGCTGAAGGAGCACCTGCGGCAACACGACGAGCAGCACAGCGACCTGATCCTCATGTGCTCCGAGTGTCACTTCACCTCCAGGCGCCAGGAGGAGCTCGAGGCTCACGTCAGGCTCCACTTTGAAGGCAGCGACCCGAGCGCCAGCCCCTCCTCCGGCCAGGCGGTGGTTGGCGGTGGCGAGGGACGCTTCGGGCCGGGGAGCACGATAGGTGCGGAGGACACCGTGGCCTTTGAAACGGCGTGCGCCGAGGAGGTCCCTGCTAAGAAGAAGTGGTACAGCTACGAGGAGTACGGGATGTACCGCTGCCTGATCTGCAGCTATGTGTGCGGACAGCAGCGCATGCTGAAGACCCACGCTTGGAAGCACGCCGGCCTGGTCGACTGCTCTTACCCCGTCTTCGAGGACGAGGCGGTGGCAACACCTTACAGACGCGAAGCCGCGGCCCCTGCCGCGCCCCTCCCGGCGGAAAACTGCGAAGACCTGGTGGTCCCGGAGAAGTCCCCGCGCCACCACAAGACGTCACCATTTCACATGGAACTCTGCCCCACCACGGCGGAGTGCGAGACTAAGCCCGAGGTGGTGCCGACCGTGGACGGAGCGTATCCCTCGGGAGACTCGAAAGACCCTGCGGTTGAGGTGCAGGTGACCGCGGAGGTGGCGCTCACCAGCACCGCTGACAGCCTCCTGTCGTCGGCCCAGAAGATCATCAGCTGTAGCCCCAACGGCGCCGGCCACGTCAACGTCATAGTGGAGCGTCTGCCCGGCGTGGAGGAGCAGGCAGCCCAGCCCATCCCGTTGCTCCTCAGCCCGGAGGCGGACGAGCACAAGGACGAGCAGCGGGAGGTGGCCATTGGTCGGGGGGGCGCAGAGCGGCAGCCGCCCCCTGCTGGGCCCCCGTCGGACGAGAATGTTCCCCCGGTCCGCAGGAGGACCCACTCGGAGTCTCTCAGGCTGCACTCCCTGGCGGCCGAAGCACTAGTCACCATGCCCATGAGGACCCCGGAGCACGCCTCCGTCAAGAGTGCTGTCGGCCTGGGACCCAGGAGCCCCGACACAGGTCAGAGGCTACTGGAGGCGGCCGACCAAGCCTCTGTAGCTGGAGAGGAGATGGCAGGAGGGGGTGGCATGGCAGCGTCCCTGGAGGACCTAGAGCTCCAGGGGTATAGGGAGGACGGGCTGCCAGAGGGCCCCACCAAAGCCGGCATCAGCCTGTCCCTGCTGACTGTCATCGAGCGTCTTCGGGAGCGCTCGGACCAGAACGCCTCGGACGAGGATATACTGAGGGAGCTCCAGGACAACGCCCAGAGTCAGCACGCCGGCGGTGGGGGCTTGGACCCAGGTGTCCCTGATTTGGGTCTGGTGGAGTACAGCCCCGGCAGCGAGAGGCCCTACCGGTGTCGTCTGTGTCGCTACAGCAGCGGCAACAAGGGCTACATTAAGCAGCACCTACGAGTACACCGCCAGAGACAGCCCTACGAGTGTCCCATCTGTGAGCACATCGCCCAGGACAGCAAGGACCTGGAGGGTCACATGATGAACCACTGCAAGACCAGGAAGTACCACTGCCAGCAGTGTGCCGAGGCCTTTAGTTACAAA AGTCAGCTAAGGAACCATGAGAGAGACCAGCACGGTTTGAGCGACACCCCGGCAACACTTCCCCCCGTCACGGAAACCACAGCAACCACGGAGGAATCGGAGAAGATGACAGATGACG ACCCAATCAGCTCGCAGAAGGTATACAAATGTGACGTTTGTGACTACACCAGCTCCACTTACGTCGGTGTTCGAAACCACAGGAGAATCCACAACTCGGACAAGCCTTACAG GTGCTGCAGCTGTGATTTCGCTACGACCAACATGAACAGCCTAAAGAGCCACATGAGAAGGCATCCACAGGAGCACCAGGCTGTTCAGCTTCTGGAGCAATACAG GTGTTCGCTGTGCGGCTATGTGTGCAGTCACCCGCCCTCCCTGAAGTCCCACATGTGGAAGCACGCCGGTGACCAGAACTACAACTACGAGCAAGTGAACCGGGCCATCAACGAGGCCATCTCCCAAAGCAGCCG CGTCCCCGTCGTCCATCCGAAGGCCCCGGCGACGGGCGAGCCATCGGCAGAGCGCTCGCCGGGTGTGAAGGAGAAGGACAGGCCCCCTGCGGACCCAGGGGCGTCGGCGGAGCTCTTCCAGTGGCCCTCCAGGGAGCCAGACGTCCCCGGGAAGGAGGCGTCCCCGGCCCAGGCGGCACGCGCAGGCATGGAGTACTGCGTGCTGCTCTTTTGCTGCTGCATCTGTGGCTTCGAGTCCACCAGCAAGGAGAGACTGATGGAGCACATGAAGGAGCACGAGGGAGACATCATCAGCATCATCCTGAACAAGCAGCAGGAGCAGCAGGCAGCTGCCACGCCAGCAGAGGGCGGCATGGTGCAATGA